TCTCCAAAGTATCTTTCATCCCCTCAAAAGTTGACAAATGACCAATCTTTGAATTTAACTCCTTCTTAATTCTCTTCATCAAAAAAGGAAGTTTATGCAATGCCACAGGGGATTGTTGAATAATATCCCTCGAACTTAGATTACTCAGTCTGACTACCTCCAACTCATCCACCAGAGGATAATTAAACTCCAATGCCAACTGATTCACAATCTTAACAAGGGTTGTGAAAGTATTAGCAATCGTGCCATCGAAATCGAAGATGATTGTTTTTTTTGCCATTGGATACAGAAAAATAGAACAGCGAACCAGAGAAAATATTGCGAAAAGTTAAGATGGAATGTCAAAATGAAAGATAATATTATAAAAAATAACAGTAAAATATATGGATACCGCAACAGTCGTTGCTTTTACAATTGCGATCGCCCTTTTAGCACTAACAGGTTTTTCGATTTATACAGCCTTTGGGCCACCCTCAGCAGAATTGGACGATCCTTTTGAAGATCACGAAGACTAAAATTGAGCCAGAGACGTTATTAAAACGTCTCTAATTTTTTTGAGAATACCAGAGCAACTACTTAACCCCTTGTAAATCTTCCCAAGAAATCTCCTGCTTTTCCCCAGCAAATTCATTATCAGGGGTAATAAATAACATACAGTGACATTCCTTTCTTTCCCGCATCGGTACACAGGGACAATTCCAAAAAGTATTTTTCACCTCTGCCTCTTTATCTTCATAGTAACGACAAGGGCAAAGGGGCGCCCCCAACTCCTCTTTATGTTGTGCCAAGCCTTGAATAACCACCGCAGTAACAGAAGGCTCGGAGCAAAAGTATGTATCTGTACGCTTAGCATACTGCTCGGCAAAGTTTTTCATTGCCTCTAACTTCTTATTTTGATTCTCTGAGGTCATAGTTTAATGTGTTTTGATCCTTTTTGGTTTTCTTTCCTACTATTTTAACCCAATGCACCATTTCATCTTAGATGTTACCGAATTAAAATAATCTGAGTTCGGGATAAA
The sequence above is a segment of the Cyanobacterium stanieri PCC 7202 genome. Coding sequences within it:
- a CDS encoding photosystem II protein PsbN (PFAM: Photosystem II reaction centre N protein (psbN)~InterPro IPR003398~KEGG: syp:SYNPCC7002_A0809 photosystem II reaction center N protein.-related protein~PFAM: photosystem II protein PsbN~SPTR: Protein psbN), which produces MDTATVVAFTIAIALLALTGFSIYTAFGPPSAELDDPFEDHED
- a CDS encoding ferredoxin thioredoxin reductase beta chain (PFAM: Ferredoxin thioredoxin reductase catalytic beta chain~COGs: COG4802 Ferredoxin-thioredoxin reductase catalytic subunit~InterPro IPR004209~KEGG: cyt:cce_3398 ferredoxin thioredoxin reductase catalytic chain~PFAM: ferredoxin thioredoxin reductase beta chain~SPTR: Ferredoxin thioredoxin reductase catalytic chain); amino-acid sequence: MTSENQNKKLEAMKNFAEQYAKRTDTYFCSEPSVTAVVIQGLAQHKEELGAPLCPCRYYEDKEAEVKNTFWNCPCVPMRERKECHCMLFITPDNEFAGEKQEISWEDLQGVK